ATAAATCTGGATAAAATAAGTAAATATTTTAGTGACGCCAGCGAAGTAGATATAGAAGATATATATAAAAGAGGTTTAGTGAAAAAAAAATTGCCTGTTAAAATTTTAGGAAATGGACAGATAGATAAGCCTATAAAAATAACAGCACATAGATTTAGTAAGTCAGCAATAGAAAAAATTAATAAAGCAGGTGGAACTGCAATTTCATTAGAAGGATAAAAGAGTGAAACCTGGGATGATTGAGAATTCAGGCTTAGCTGAGCTAAAGAAAAGAATTTTTTTTACGTTTCTTTTATTAGCAGTATACAGAATAGGTATACACATACCGGTTCCAGGAATTGATGGTAATGCCTTAGCTGATTTTTTTGCAAGTACTCAGAATACATTATTAGGTTTATTTGATATGTTTTCCGGTGGAGGGTTGAGTAAACTCTCCATTTTTGCTCTTGGTATAATGCCATATATTTCCGCGTCTATTATTTTGCAGTTATTAACAGTAGTAAGCCCAGAACTTTCAAGACTAAGCAAAGAAGAAGGTGCAGCAGGCAGAAAGAAGATAACTCAATATACTAGATATCTAACAGTATTAATTACTGTAATACAAGGTCTCGGTATAGCAATTGGCCTTGAAAATATGAGTAGTCCATCTGGTGCTCCTATTGTGTATACTGCAGGATGGTCATTTAGACTTATCACTATTTTAACACTTACTGCTGGAACAATTTTTATAATGTGGCTCGGAGAGCAGATTACTGAATTTGGGCTTGGTAATGGTATTTCACTTATCATATTTGCAGGTATTGTAGCAAGATTTCCTTCAGCAGTCGTAAATACATTTCGTTTAATGTCTGCTGGAGAAGTTACTTTATTTGTATTACTTTTTTTGCTTTTAATCATGGCAGGCGTTCTTCTCGGTATCGTTTTTGTAGAACGTGCTCAACGGAGGATACCAATCCAATATGCTAAGAGAATGATGGGGCGCAAACTATATGGTGGACAAACTACGCATCTACCACTAAGAGTTAATACTGCTGGTGTTATTCCTCCTATTTTTGCTTCATCAATACTCATGTTTCCAGCAACAATTTCAAATTTTTCTCACATTGAATGGTTGAATAAAGTATCTAGTTTGTTTGCACCTGGCTCCGTGCTTTATAATATAGTTTTTGTAGCTCTTATAATATTCTTTTGTTACTTTTATACTGCAATCATTTTTGATCCCAAAGATATAGCTGATAATCTAAAAAAACAAGGTGGTTTTATACCAGGGATTAGACCTGGGATTAAGACCAAAGAATATATAGACAAAGTTCTTTCCAGGATCACATTTTGGGGTGCAATATATATATCTGTAGTTTGTGTCCTTCCTATGATTCTGATAAAACAATTTAATGTCCCTTTTTATTATGGTGGTACAGCACTTCTTATTGTGGTTGGTGTAGCGATGGACACTATGTCTCAGTTTCAGTCCCATCTTATATCTAGTCAATATGAAGGTTTGATGTCAAAAGCCAAAGTAAAAGGAAGGCGTTAATTTTTGAGAAAGTTTAGAGGTATCTTTTTAAAAAATGATTATGAAATTGGCCTCCTAAGGGAGGCCAATCGTATTGTAGCCCAAATTTTACTAGAACTTGGGGAACGCATTAAGCCTGGTATAAAAACAATTTTTCTTGAAAGGTTAGCCATAGAACTTTGCCAAAAATTTGATGTAAAGCCAGCTTTTAAGGGATATCACGGATATCCATATGCATTATGTTGCTCTGTTAATGAGCAAATCGTACATAGCTTCCCTTCCGAGCGAATATTAACTGAAGGAGATATTGTCAGTATTGACATGGGAGTTATTTATAAAGGCTTCTATGGTGACTCAGCTCGAACTTACCCTGTAGGAACGATAACTCCCGAAGCTTCAAGATTAATAGAGGTTACAGAGGAATCACTTTATAAAGGAATAGCAGAAGCAGTTGTTGGGAATGATTTAAACGACATTTCAAGAGCCATACAGACTCATGTAGAAGATAATGGATACTTTGTTATTAAAAGGTTTGTAGGTCATGGAATAGGAACAAAACTTCATGAGAAGCCAGAGGTTCCAAATTTTGTACCGAAAACTGCCCAGAGGTTACCATTGAAAAAAGGCATGGTTTTGGCTATAGAACCAATGGTTGCCGTGGGTACAGATCAGGTTGAAATTTTAGCCGATAAATGGACAGCGGTAACAAAAGACAGAAGCCTGTCGGCTCATTTTGAGCATACTATAGCAATAACAAAACAAGGACCTTTAATTTTAAGTAAACCATAATTTTGGGGGTAATATGAAAGTAAGACCATCTGTAAAAAAAATCTGCCCCAAGTGTAAGATTATACGAAGGAAGGGCATTCTCAGAGTTATTTGCGAAAATCCAAGACATAAACAAAGACAAGGTTAGATTTAGGGGGAAAAAAACGTGGCCAGAATAGCAGGGGTTGAATTGCCAAAAAATAAGAGATTA
The Desulfovulcanus ferrireducens genome window above contains:
- the map gene encoding type I methionyl aminopeptidase, whose amino-acid sequence is MRKFRGIFLKNDYEIGLLREANRIVAQILLELGERIKPGIKTIFLERLAIELCQKFDVKPAFKGYHGYPYALCCSVNEQIVHSFPSERILTEGDIVSIDMGVIYKGFYGDSARTYPVGTITPEASRLIEVTEESLYKGIAEAVVGNDLNDISRAIQTHVEDNGYFVIKRFVGHGIGTKLHEKPEVPNFVPKTAQRLPLKKGMVLAIEPMVAVGTDQVEILADKWTAVTKDRSLSAHFEHTIAITKQGPLILSKP
- the rpmJ gene encoding 50S ribosomal protein L36, giving the protein MKVRPSVKKICPKCKIIRRKGILRVICENPRHKQRQG
- the secY gene encoding preprotein translocase subunit SecY, whose translation is MIENSGLAELKKRIFFTFLLLAVYRIGIHIPVPGIDGNALADFFASTQNTLLGLFDMFSGGGLSKLSIFALGIMPYISASIILQLLTVVSPELSRLSKEEGAAGRKKITQYTRYLTVLITVIQGLGIAIGLENMSSPSGAPIVYTAGWSFRLITILTLTAGTIFIMWLGEQITEFGLGNGISLIIFAGIVARFPSAVVNTFRLMSAGEVTLFVLLFLLLIMAGVLLGIVFVERAQRRIPIQYAKRMMGRKLYGGQTTHLPLRVNTAGVIPPIFASSILMFPATISNFSHIEWLNKVSSLFAPGSVLYNIVFVALIIFFCYFYTAIIFDPKDIADNLKKQGGFIPGIRPGIKTKEYIDKVLSRITFWGAIYISVVCVLPMILIKQFNVPFYYGGTALLIVVGVAMDTMSQFQSHLISSQYEGLMSKAKVKGRR